A single genomic interval of Candidatus Edwardsbacteria bacterium harbors:
- a CDS encoding MBL fold metallo-hydrolase gives MKTYFAFLLPFFLLPLTTSHAQPVFEADTFAVGQKKLVIHFIGHGTLMLDYDGLIIHADPVGRYADYAKLPKADIILITHQHQDHLDKEAITRILSEKTRIILNRASYDILGFGKAMVNGDTITIKNVKITAVPAYNTTKGRDKFHPKGRDNGYVLDFGGKKIYIAGDTEDIPEMKNLKSIDIAFLPMNQPYTMTAKQLVNAVKVIKPRIVYPYHYGDSDLTVLPGLLKGVKGTELRIRRMN, from the coding sequence ATGAAAACATATTTCGCTTTTCTTTTGCCGTTTTTCCTGCTGCCTCTGACAACCTCCCATGCCCAGCCAGTCTTCGAGGCCGACACCTTCGCCGTAGGCCAGAAGAAGCTGGTCATCCATTTCATCGGCCACGGCACCTTAATGCTGGACTACGATGGATTGATCATTCATGCGGACCCGGTGGGCCGCTACGCAGACTATGCCAAATTGCCGAAAGCTGACATCATCCTGATCACCCACCAGCACCAGGACCATCTGGACAAGGAGGCCATCACCAGGATCCTGTCGGAAAAGACGCGCATTATTCTAAACCGGGCTTCTTACGACATCCTGGGCTTCGGCAAAGCCATGGTCAACGGCGATACCATCACCATAAAAAATGTTAAGATAACCGCCGTTCCGGCCTATAATACCACCAAGGGGCGGGACAAGTTTCACCCCAAGGGACGGGACAACGGCTATGTTCTTGATTTTGGTGGCAAAAAGATCTATATCGCCGGTGACACCGAAGATATCCCGGAGATGAAGAATCTGAAAAGTATCGATATCGCCTTCCTGCCCATGAACCAGCCCTACACCATGACCGCCAAACAACTGGTAAATGCAGTGAAAGTCATAAAACCGCGGATCGTCTATCCCTACCACTACGGCGACAGCGATCTAACAGTCCTGCCGGGACTGCTAAAGGGGGTCAAAGGAACGGAGCTGCGCATCCGCCGGATGAACTGA
- a CDS encoding zinc-ribbon domain containing protein translates to MSFTDKTLSCKECGKPFTFTAGEQEFYQQKGFQNEPQRCPDCRSAKKSERRGPRQMFKVTCADCGQDTEVPFKPTGDRPVYCSDCFAKNRA, encoded by the coding sequence ATGAGTTTCACGGACAAGACCCTATCCTGCAAAGAGTGCGGGAAACCATTCACTTTCACTGCCGGCGAGCAGGAATTCTATCAACAGAAGGGCTTCCAGAATGAGCCCCAGCGCTGCCCCGACTGCCGCTCAGCCAAAAAGAGCGAAAGACGCGGACCCCGCCAGATGTTCAAAGTGACCTGCGCCGACTGCGGCCAGGACACCGAAGTTCCCTTCAAGCCCACCGGCGATCGTCCCGTCTATTGTTCGGACTGCTTTGCCAAGAACCGCGCCTAA
- a CDS encoding divergent polysaccharide deacetylase family protein gives MTRNRKKKRSNLWIVPAAGLVLLAALALRHFAGRPPKPSLPDISRSQPSHPAPRDIRGLQETLSDQGFAIRALSPGDDSSRNFLIYIPPGYPLVQANLIINRLARAEHYTPARSLENRKKQRLELAFLSRDSLALNITVLKKKAPAEKTSHLPKIALVLYFWPPEISSLSGHFDKIAAIKTLIVKDNCRPKDREIVCTAILEPKGYPGNDPGPSTILVDDPTGKIKNKLDDAANTADEPVGLYLWQGSRAVEDDRITDMITSYCSRNQLILLEPYPTAQSLVKRSAAGNACLYITPDLVIDPKASANSCLSQLKNQLAKTKARSLILLPATENALKALNKVLTTETAAHYEFVAVSGMMQ, from the coding sequence ATGACTAGAAACAGAAAGAAAAAAAGGTCCAATCTATGGATCGTGCCGGCGGCGGGGCTGGTTCTTCTGGCGGCCCTGGCCCTGCGCCATTTTGCCGGACGGCCACCAAAGCCGTCCCTGCCGGATATTTCCCGGAGCCAGCCCTCCCATCCCGCCCCCCGGGATATTCGGGGCCTGCAGGAAACCCTGTCGGACCAGGGCTTTGCCATCCGGGCCCTCAGCCCGGGCGACGACAGCTCCCGGAATTTCCTGATCTACATCCCGCCGGGATATCCCCTGGTCCAGGCCAATTTGATCATAAACCGCCTGGCCCGGGCCGAACACTACACCCCAGCCAGATCGCTGGAGAACCGGAAGAAGCAGCGGCTGGAGCTGGCCTTTCTTTCCCGTGATTCCCTGGCCCTCAATATAACCGTTCTCAAAAAAAAGGCTCCGGCCGAAAAAACCTCCCACCTGCCCAAGATCGCGCTGGTCCTGTATTTCTGGCCTCCGGAGATATCCTCCCTTTCCGGGCACTTCGACAAGATAGCGGCCATCAAAACCTTGATAGTGAAGGACAATTGCCGGCCAAAGGACCGGGAGATAGTCTGCACGGCAATCCTGGAGCCTAAGGGCTACCCCGGGAACGATCCCGGCCCCAGCACCATTTTGGTGGACGATCCCACGGGAAAAATAAAAAACAAGCTGGACGATGCCGCCAATACGGCCGATGAGCCGGTTGGCCTGTACCTCTGGCAGGGATCACGGGCCGTGGAGGACGACAGGATCACGGATATGATCACCTCCTATTGCAGCCGCAATCAGCTCATCCTTCTCGAGCCCTACCCCACGGCCCAATCCCTGGTAAAAAGATCCGCCGCAGGCAACGCCTGCCTTTATATTACCCCCGATCTGGTAATTGACCCTAAAGCATCCGCCAATAGTTGTCTATCTCAGCTGAAAAATCAACTTGCCAAAACCAAGGCCCGATCGCTTATCCTGCTGCCGGCCACCGAGAACGCCCTGAAAGCCCTCAATAAGGTCCTCACCACGGAAACCGCCGCCCATTACGAATTTGTGGCCGTTTCCGGGATGATGCAATGA
- a CDS encoding S24 family peptidase, whose translation MAIDAFINAVRKRSPPALSQALLILGHQGMRIINTRSISPSVSVKFHLLVKLDYRQFCLICQVKNSYFKKYFYMVNKSLLLKELRKELSLTQAEMAKLIGLKWYQIKNIETGKTKLSNQLERVLSFTFNVNPQWLCGNTEQIFINDSKPIIYDGDNPRVIKEGLSEYSAEASVRVPLYNVAAAAGSGCYICQENITGHLLFPHHYIEKVLCVSGKDLLVVTASGDSMVPTINDNDLVMVDQSQKILKSGSVYLLRFDDTLVVKRVQLKPEGMVQIVSDNKMLDPFEIKGSDINVLGKVVWVGGKF comes from the coding sequence ATGGCGATAGATGCGTTTATCAACGCCGTGCGCAAAAGATCACCACCGGCCCTTAGCCAGGCGCTACTGATTCTGGGCCACCAGGGAATGCGTATAATTAATACCCGTTCCATTTCCCCCTCCGTTTCTGTAAAGTTTCATTTATTGGTTAAGTTGGATTATAGACAATTTTGTCTAATTTGTCAAGTCAAAAATAGCTATTTTAAAAAATATTTTTATATGGTTAATAAGTCACTATTATTAAAAGAGTTAAGAAAAGAGCTTTCTTTAACTCAAGCCGAAATGGCAAAGCTGATAGGTCTCAAATGGTACCAAATAAAAAATATTGAGACCGGAAAGACAAAATTGTCTAATCAGCTTGAGAGGGTTTTATCTTTTACTTTTAACGTGAATCCTCAATGGCTATGTGGCAACACCGAACAGATTTTTATTAACGATAGTAAGCCGATTATTTATGATGGTGATAATCCAAGGGTAATAAAAGAAGGCCTCAGCGAGTATAGCGCTGAGGCCAGTGTGAGAGTGCCCTTATATAATGTAGCGGCGGCGGCTGGGTCAGGCTGCTATATTTGCCAGGAGAACATTACCGGGCACCTGCTTTTCCCGCACCATTATATAGAGAAAGTGCTGTGTGTTTCCGGCAAAGACCTGCTGGTGGTAACAGCCTCCGGAGATTCCATGGTTCCCACTATTAACGATAACGACCTGGTAATGGTGGACCAGAGCCAGAAGATATTGAAGAGCGGTAGTGTTTACCTGCTTCGCTTCGACGATACCCTGGTTGTGAAGAGAGTCCAGCTAAAGCCGGAAGGAATGGTGCAGATCGTCAGCGATAATAAAATGCTGGATCCGTTCGAGATTAAAGGATCAGATATAAATGTTCTCGGGAAGGTTGTCTGGGTAGGCGGTAAATTTTAA
- a CDS encoding helix-turn-helix domain-containing protein: MKKYRKIKSMMVLKGIKNTDVAARAGVADVTVSVVLTGRRRSKNIETAIADLLGCTRDQLWPPRKSKAA; this comes from the coding sequence ATGAAAAAATACCGCAAAATAAAATCCATGATGGTCCTCAAGGGCATTAAGAACACCGACGTTGCCGCCCGTGCCGGCGTGGCCGATGTTACCGTCTCTGTGGTTCTCACCGGACGGCGCCGATCAAAAAACATCGAAACGGCCATAGCCGATCTGCTGGGTTGCACCAGGGATCAGCTGTGGCCGCCGCGTAAAAGCAAGGCTGCCTGA
- a CDS encoding transposase → MRCSERWIQAQCKSGKLNYRLDNANGGQQYRILLDSLPAEAQARYWQSHAPVGLIVNSAEDETLPAVIEPTEAEVSEAAKDRALSKVDLIKAWDDYRAEHPGQREEANNQFLELYAAGKICPGLLSRLGPITRPTLYRWKKSLGPEYAWRNVLDGYYKTDAATCAPKLSEEERNCFLNILLHQNRIKVDTAYQYTAFQLQKTGQPVTASKATFRRFAEWYSKNHHDVWTLARDGQKALRDKVVPYIKRDAGKLEVGQVLVADGHRLNFRVLNPFTGKPCRPTMVGYVDWKSGDLAGYEIMLEENTMVIASALRNSILNLGKIPQICYQDNGKAFRSKYFTATESLETAGINGLFASLGITTVFARAYNAKAKVIEPWWHIFTNSFERLQASYVGAGIDDKPAHMMRNEKFMQRISSGFVPTLDETIEMINAWLDYRRSNTACPNVPGMTIGRVFDDGRGPGVDPAKLDDLLLASSEAVIRQSRIRFLGEHYEHDSLYGLSGKVRVKYSLFDRTSLKVYHTQGQYICTASKAEMIHPMARVLGNLADQEKLKDAIANQKALENRTIVDFTATVPAIAAPKLRPAKTARAVPAQNIKHLPEKSWGKAEPTEAEQLMAATGTYDLSAMAPPAPPPKQKLYLFDSDMPK, encoded by the coding sequence TTGAGATGTTCTGAACGTTGGATACAAGCGCAATGTAAGTCGGGTAAATTAAATTATAGATTAGACAACGCCAACGGCGGCCAGCAGTACCGCATTCTGCTGGACAGCCTGCCGGCCGAGGCCCAAGCCAGGTACTGGCAGTCCCACGCTCCGGTGGGGCTCATTGTAAACTCTGCCGAAGACGAGACTCTGCCGGCCGTGATCGAACCAACCGAGGCCGAGGTATCGGAAGCCGCCAAGGATCGCGCCCTATCTAAGGTCGACCTGATCAAAGCCTGGGACGATTACCGGGCCGAGCACCCGGGCCAGAGAGAAGAAGCCAACAACCAGTTCCTGGAGCTTTACGCCGCCGGAAAGATCTGCCCGGGCCTGCTGAGCAGGCTGGGTCCGATAACCCGGCCCACCCTTTACCGATGGAAAAAGTCCCTCGGTCCGGAATACGCCTGGCGCAACGTGCTGGACGGGTATTACAAAACGGACGCCGCCACCTGCGCTCCCAAGCTTTCCGAGGAAGAGCGCAACTGCTTTCTCAATATCCTGCTCCATCAGAACCGCATCAAGGTGGACACCGCCTATCAATACACCGCTTTCCAACTGCAGAAGACCGGCCAGCCGGTAACGGCCAGCAAGGCCACCTTCCGCCGCTTTGCCGAGTGGTACAGCAAGAACCATCACGATGTGTGGACCCTGGCCCGTGACGGCCAGAAAGCCCTTAGAGACAAGGTCGTGCCGTATATCAAGCGGGACGCCGGCAAGCTGGAAGTGGGCCAGGTGCTGGTGGCCGACGGCCATCGCCTGAACTTCCGGGTTCTTAATCCCTTTACCGGCAAGCCCTGCCGGCCTACCATGGTGGGCTACGTGGACTGGAAGAGCGGCGACCTGGCCGGCTACGAGATCATGCTGGAAGAGAACACCATGGTCATCGCCTCCGCCCTGCGCAACTCAATACTGAACCTGGGCAAGATCCCGCAGATCTGCTACCAGGATAACGGCAAGGCTTTCCGATCAAAATATTTTACGGCCACTGAGTCCCTTGAAACAGCGGGGATCAACGGCCTTTTCGCATCCCTGGGGATCACCACCGTCTTCGCCCGGGCCTACAACGCCAAGGCCAAGGTGATAGAACCCTGGTGGCACATCTTCACCAACTCGTTTGAGCGGCTGCAGGCCTCCTACGTGGGAGCCGGCATCGATGACAAGCCGGCCCACATGATGCGCAACGAAAAGTTCATGCAGCGGATCTCCAGCGGCTTTGTGCCTACGTTGGACGAGACCATAGAGATGATCAACGCCTGGCTGGATTACCGCCGGTCAAACACCGCCTGCCCCAACGTTCCGGGAATGACCATCGGCCGGGTGTTCGATGACGGCCGGGGCCCCGGAGTGGATCCCGCCAAGCTGGACGATCTGCTGCTGGCCAGCTCCGAGGCCGTTATCCGGCAGTCCCGGATCCGCTTCCTGGGAGAGCATTACGAGCACGACAGCCTTTACGGCCTCTCCGGCAAGGTGCGCGTCAAATACAGCTTGTTCGATCGCACCAGCCTTAAGGTCTACCACACCCAGGGGCAGTACATCTGCACCGCCTCCAAGGCGGAGATGATCCACCCCATGGCCCGGGTGCTGGGCAACCTGGCCGATCAGGAAAAGCTGAAGGATGCCATCGCCAACCAGAAGGCCCTGGAGAACCGCACCATCGTGGACTTTACCGCAACGGTGCCGGCCATCGCCGCCCCCAAGCTCCGGCCGGCGAAAACCGCCCGCGCCGTGCCGGCGCAGAACATCAAACATCTTCCGGAAAAGTCCTGGGGCAAGGCCGAGCCTACCGAGGCCGAGCAGCTGATGGCCGCCACCGGAACCTACGACCTCTCGGCTATGGCGCCGCCGGCGCCGCCGCCCAAGCAAAAGCTTTATTTATTCGATAGCGATATGCCTAAATAA
- a CDS encoding AAA family ATPase, with amino-acid sequence MNQEQLRTELKKLIDSKETSCNGAARGMGISASALSTWLAGKYAGNVQTVTAAVAGYLKRMQEKRAQPKQNVGFVMTSVSAKIFEVARMCHLDSDIGVCYGQAGVGKTRSLKEYAAQNQDVILIEADLGYSAKALFQELHRHLGLSGEGQINSLKDQAIDKLKKSGRLIIVDEAEHLPYRALELLRRLNDKAEVGILMVGMPRFIANLRGKKGEYAQLYSRVGVSCKLEELKDKDSEDIVRSVPGMKYHPAYHEVSGGNARMLTKLMRQVPRVCARTKVDVSAEVIRETAKMLIV; translated from the coding sequence ATGAACCAGGAGCAACTGAGAACCGAGCTTAAAAAGCTCATCGATTCCAAGGAAACATCCTGCAACGGCGCCGCCAGGGGCATGGGGATCTCGGCCTCGGCGCTTTCCACCTGGCTGGCCGGGAAATACGCCGGGAACGTGCAGACGGTGACGGCCGCAGTGGCCGGGTATCTTAAGCGGATGCAGGAGAAGCGGGCCCAGCCCAAGCAGAACGTAGGTTTTGTGATGACCTCGGTGTCGGCCAAGATCTTTGAAGTGGCCCGGATGTGCCACTTGGACAGCGACATTGGAGTGTGCTACGGCCAGGCCGGCGTGGGAAAGACCAGGTCCCTTAAGGAATACGCCGCCCAGAACCAGGACGTGATCCTGATAGAAGCCGATCTGGGCTACAGCGCCAAGGCCCTTTTCCAGGAGCTGCACCGGCACCTGGGGCTTTCCGGAGAGGGCCAGATCAACAGCCTTAAAGACCAGGCGATCGACAAACTTAAAAAGAGCGGCCGCCTGATCATAGTGGACGAAGCCGAACACCTGCCCTACCGGGCCTTGGAGCTGCTACGGCGGCTCAACGACAAGGCCGAGGTGGGCATTTTGATGGTGGGCATGCCCCGGTTCATCGCAAACCTGCGGGGCAAAAAGGGCGAATACGCCCAGCTCTACAGCCGGGTGGGCGTGTCCTGCAAGCTGGAGGAGTTAAAGGATAAAGACAGCGAGGATATCGTCAGGTCGGTGCCCGGGATGAAATACCACCCGGCTTATCACGAGGTCTCGGGCGGCAACGCCCGGATGCTGACCAAGCTGATGCGCCAGGTCCCCAGGGTCTGCGCCCGTACCAAGGTGGATGTCTCGGCCGAGGTGATCCGGGAAACAGCCAAAATGCTGATTGTTTAA
- a CDS encoding DUF4031 domain-containing protein: MVYTDGKHLVADYFQELLAFSKSIGLRPEWLQDRDNGHKHTHFDLTTPGMAEKALRYGARQVTSKEAVRISDNMNRYGEREYVITYELPGGKKLPVINSQTGQTNLF; encoded by the coding sequence ATGGTCTACACCGACGGCAAACACCTGGTGGCCGATTATTTTCAGGAATTGCTGGCCTTCTCCAAATCCATCGGCCTGCGGCCCGAGTGGCTGCAGGACCGGGACAACGGGCATAAGCATACGCACTTCGACCTGACCACGCCGGGCATGGCGGAAAAGGCGTTGCGGTACGGGGCCAGGCAGGTCACCAGCAAAGAAGCGGTGCGGATCTCCGACAACATGAACCGCTACGGCGAGCGGGAATACGTGATCACCTACGAACTGCCGGGCGGCAAAAAACTGCCGGTGATCAATAGCCAAACCGGGCAAACCAATTTATTTTAA
- a CDS encoding regulatory protein GemA, producing MSAQIITWDLVKKIHTIKGAMKLTEGDYRAMLGGYGVDTCKDLQYSQAVDMLDKLETQAVSMGVWEKRSGKGKYEGLGNRPGKAAPSQLRMIEAMWAEVSRQDTAQARAEALGKFVKRITGIDHITWLGPADVRKVARALQTMKTQKRETANE from the coding sequence ATGTCCGCCCAGATCATCACCTGGGATCTGGTGAAGAAGATCCACACCATCAAGGGCGCCATGAAGCTGACCGAGGGAGATTACCGGGCAATGCTCGGCGGCTACGGCGTGGACACCTGCAAGGACCTGCAATACAGCCAGGCCGTGGATATGCTGGACAAGCTGGAAACCCAGGCTGTGAGCATGGGTGTGTGGGAGAAGCGCTCCGGCAAGGGTAAATACGAAGGCCTGGGCAATCGGCCCGGGAAGGCCGCCCCCTCCCAACTGCGGATGATCGAGGCCATGTGGGCCGAGGTCAGCCGGCAGGATACGGCCCAGGCCCGCGCCGAAGCGCTGGGCAAGTTCGTCAAGAGGATCACCGGAATAGATCATATAACCTGGCTGGGCCCGGCCGATGTCCGCAAAGTGGCCAGAGCCCTGCAGACAATGAAAACCCAGAAAAGGGAGACCGCCAATGAGTAA
- a CDS encoding Mor transcription activator family protein, with amino-acid sequence MSKGILKEVIGDVKLEDMPNGDMKMVAEYCGVDTAVQLMSQMGGLTIYIPTGIYKAKVEQYVRRNWRKIETKRLALACNVSEKYVYNLIRRAKEDEAQLKIFPK; translated from the coding sequence ATGAGCAAGGGAATCTTGAAGGAAGTTATCGGAGACGTAAAGCTGGAGGACATGCCGAACGGCGACATGAAGATGGTGGCCGAATACTGCGGGGTGGACACCGCCGTTCAGCTGATGTCGCAGATGGGCGGGTTGACGATCTATATTCCCACCGGGATATACAAGGCCAAGGTGGAGCAATACGTGCGCAGGAACTGGCGGAAGATAGAAACCAAACGGCTGGCGCTGGCCTGTAATGTCAGCGAGAAATACGTGTACAACTTGATCCGGCGGGCCAAGGAGGACGAGGCCCAGCTGAAGATATTTCCAAAATAA
- a CDS encoding DNA adenine methylase, which yields MPRAKYLISWIGGKRLLREKISRHIPQDIKIYVEPFGGAGWVLFYKDRWARSEIYNDLDGRLVNLFLVAKYHPEELVREMAFLLTSREMFTRILKREGMTDIQRAARFLFLIRKSFGAGGENFGTSVNGESSAGRSTMNIIPQIRDIHKRLDKVLIENQDFKRILQRYDSQATFFYCDPPYSKGAGYQVTSTAAFDHQGLRKMLGNLRGRFLLSYDDSPVIRRLYKGFPMVEVSRQKGINGKNPNGRIYRELLIANYRLIKQP from the coding sequence CTGCCGAGAGCAAAGTATTTAATCTCCTGGATAGGGGGCAAACGTCTTTTAAGAGAAAAGATCTCCAGGCACATTCCGCAGGACATTAAGATCTACGTTGAGCCGTTCGGCGGCGCAGGGTGGGTTCTTTTTTACAAGGATCGCTGGGCGAGATCCGAGATCTACAACGACCTTGACGGCCGTCTGGTCAATCTCTTCCTGGTGGCAAAGTACCATCCCGAGGAGCTTGTGCGGGAGATGGCTTTTTTGCTTACCAGTCGGGAGATGTTCACCCGGATACTGAAACGTGAAGGCATGACAGATATTCAGCGGGCGGCACGGTTCCTGTTCCTGATCAGAAAATCGTTTGGAGCCGGCGGCGAAAACTTCGGCACCTCCGTCAACGGAGAGAGCAGCGCCGGGCGCAGCACCATGAACATAATTCCGCAGATCCGGGACATCCATAAGCGCCTGGACAAGGTTCTTATAGAGAATCAGGACTTCAAAAGGATCCTGCAGAGGTACGATTCGCAGGCCACCTTCTTCTACTGCGACCCTCCTTACAGCAAGGGCGCCGGGTATCAGGTGACCAGCACCGCCGCTTTCGACCACCAGGGACTGAGAAAGATGCTGGGCAACCTGCGCGGACGCTTTCTGCTGTCCTACGACGACTCCCCGGTGATCCGCCGGCTTTACAAAGGATTCCCCATGGTAGAGGTCAGCCGGCAGAAGGGTATCAACGGCAAGAATCCCAACGGAAGGATTTACCGCGAGCTGTTGATAGCTAATTACAGATTGATTAAACAGCCGTAA
- a CDS encoding phage virion morphogenesis protein — MITFTVINDKAQKYIRHMLAKLSDRRPLMRRIAADIHDAVEQNFAVGGRPGWDDLSDGTKDARRRKGHWPGRILVVSGQLKNSISERSDNDQAVVGTNKYYAAAHQFGFDGTVAIPQHTRRVKSRNVYGREERTSKKTEKKYQARTLVATGVTTVKAHSVDMNIPARPFLKITAGDLEGIERDVIDYIEQKK; from the coding sequence ATGATCACCTTTACAGTGATAAACGACAAAGCCCAAAAGTACATTCGGCACATGCTGGCAAAGTTGTCCGACCGGCGGCCGCTGATGCGGCGGATAGCGGCCGACATTCACGATGCGGTGGAGCAGAACTTCGCTGTCGGCGGCCGGCCGGGATGGGATGATCTGAGCGACGGCACCAAGGATGCCCGGCGGCGCAAAGGGCACTGGCCCGGCCGCATCCTGGTGGTCTCCGGCCAGCTCAAGAATTCCATATCCGAGCGGTCCGACAACGACCAGGCCGTGGTCGGCACCAATAAGTACTACGCCGCAGCGCACCAGTTCGGGTTCGACGGCACGGTGGCTATTCCCCAGCACACCCGCCGGGTGAAGAGCCGCAATGTTTACGGCCGGGAGGAACGGACCTCCAAGAAGACCGAAAAAAAATACCAGGCCCGCACGCTGGTGGCCACCGGCGTGACCACGGTCAAGGCCCACTCGGTTGACATGAATATCCCGGCCCGGCCGTTCCTCAAGATCACCGCCGGCGACCTTGAGGGCATAGAGCGGGACGTGATCGATTACATCGAGCAAAAAAAATAA
- a CDS encoding phage minor head protein: MPEQIDLSFAIGLSPEKAVEYFRAKGYTISWDWYETWQEANSYAFTVSKVTRLDILRDIKTELQKALDDGLTLQQFRKNLDPILQSKGWWGQGQTESGQVVQMGSPWRLQLIYNQNIQSAYNAGRWEQQMANADARPYLQYVAVMDSVTRPAHARLDGLVFWANDPFWKTHYPPNGWGCRCSVRALSAADVKRLGLTVISSAGLLQENEVLASGRTGEVVPVTVFKFRNEQTGEIITMAPDPGFNYNPGMAAWKPDLSKYPPDLMDIYNRYLKENAV, encoded by the coding sequence ATGCCCGAGCAAATAGATCTTTCCTTCGCCATAGGCCTTTCTCCGGAAAAGGCCGTGGAATATTTCAGGGCCAAGGGCTATACCATTTCCTGGGACTGGTACGAAACCTGGCAGGAGGCCAACAGCTATGCCTTCACCGTCTCTAAGGTCACCCGGCTGGATATTTTGCGGGACATTAAGACCGAGCTGCAGAAAGCCCTGGACGACGGGCTGACCCTGCAGCAGTTCCGAAAGAACCTGGATCCCATCCTGCAAAGCAAGGGCTGGTGGGGCCAGGGGCAGACGGAGAGCGGCCAGGTGGTGCAGATGGGATCTCCCTGGCGGCTCCAGCTGATATACAACCAGAACATCCAGTCGGCCTACAACGCCGGCCGGTGGGAACAGCAGATGGCCAACGCGGATGCCAGGCCCTACCTGCAATACGTGGCGGTGATGGATTCGGTCACCCGGCCGGCGCACGCCAGGCTGGACGGCCTGGTGTTCTGGGCCAACGATCCCTTCTGGAAGACGCACTATCCGCCCAACGGCTGGGGTTGCCGCTGCAGCGTGCGGGCGCTGAGCGCGGCCGACGTAAAGCGTCTGGGGCTGACCGTGATCTCTTCGGCCGGGCTTTTGCAGGAGAACGAGGTGCTGGCTTCCGGACGCACCGGCGAGGTGGTCCCGGTGACGGTGTTCAAGTTCCGCAACGAACAGACCGGGGAAATTATTACCATGGCGCCGGATCCCGGGTTCAACTACAACCCGGGCATGGCCGCCTGGAAGCCGGATTTGAGCAAATATCCGCCCGACCTAATGGATATTTATAACCGCTATCTTAAAGAAAACGCCGTCTGA